The following are encoded together in the Leptospira langatensis genome:
- a CDS encoding tetratricopeptide repeat protein, producing MRQKFRYAIILLMSQIALNCDSSGELASRAREKESQGNTAEALYYYDLALRENSENFTANKNLGILLAESGQAPGSAALYLEKALKKDPKNPEILLYLLEIYLKAGSKAETDSVLKGFSESWDKDRESLAQFLTSCILESKKNPSERKRFQENRIPASNPASSRLFKLCEEKVYEESHPK from the coding sequence ATGAGACAGAAGTTCCGATACGCCATAATTTTACTTATGTCCCAGATTGCATTGAATTGCGATTCTTCTGGGGAATTAGCAAGTAGAGCGAGAGAAAAAGAATCCCAAGGCAATACTGCTGAGGCACTTTACTACTACGATCTTGCCCTCCGAGAAAATTCTGAAAATTTTACTGCGAATAAAAATTTAGGGATCCTACTCGCAGAAAGCGGACAAGCCCCAGGCTCTGCGGCTCTCTATTTAGAAAAAGCTTTGAAGAAGGATCCGAAAAATCCGGAAATACTTCTCTATCTTTTGGAAATTTATTTAAAAGCAGGCTCCAAGGCGGAGACAGATTCGGTCCTGAAAGGATTTTCGGAGAGTTGGGACAAGGATAGAGAGAGTCTCGCCCAGTTCTTGACCTCTTGCATTCTGGAATCCAAGAAGAATCCTTCGGAAAGAAAGAGATTCCAAGAGAATCGGATACCCGCCTCAAACCCAGCCTCCTCTCGACTGTTCAAACTCTGCGAAGAAAAAGTGTATGAGGAATCCCATCCAAAATGA
- the xerD gene encoding site-specific tyrosine recombinase XerD — MTSSHKNLLQNFQEYLSVEKGLSDNSIYSYGYDLNKFKNFLEKEHIDFLEVQANDIVRFLNEERNRKISAKTIAREVVAIRQFYKFLKDEKKLDSNPTEKIETPEVMRSIPDYLTQEEIEQLFTVIKEDNLYELRDKCIFELLYSSGLRISEACNLRLTDMDMAGMTLTVEGKGGRQRLVPFGEKSLDILNRYLKQSRPYILKNRNCDYLFVSKKGSYINRKSVWRLLNHYIKRTDIKKKVTPHTLRHSFATHLLENHADLKSVQELLGHIDISTTQIYTHMANKTLKEVHKKFHPRG; from the coding sequence GTGACATCTTCTCATAAGAATCTACTGCAAAATTTTCAAGAATACCTCTCGGTTGAGAAGGGTCTCAGCGACAATTCTATTTACTCGTACGGATACGATCTAAACAAGTTCAAGAACTTCCTGGAAAAGGAGCATATCGATTTTCTGGAAGTCCAGGCAAACGATATCGTTCGTTTCCTGAATGAGGAACGCAACCGCAAGATCTCTGCAAAGACGATTGCGAGAGAAGTGGTTGCCATAAGACAATTTTATAAATTCTTAAAAGACGAGAAGAAGCTGGATTCAAATCCTACGGAGAAGATAGAGACTCCGGAAGTGATGAGATCCATCCCTGACTATTTAACTCAGGAAGAGATCGAACAATTGTTCACCGTGATCAAGGAAGATAATCTTTACGAGCTCAGGGACAAATGCATCTTCGAGTTGCTTTATTCTTCCGGCTTAAGGATCTCTGAGGCATGTAACCTTAGACTTACCGATATGGACATGGCAGGAATGACCCTGACTGTGGAAGGTAAGGGAGGAAGACAAAGACTCGTTCCTTTCGGAGAAAAATCCTTAGACATCCTCAATCGTTATCTGAAACAAAGCAGACCTTATATCCTGAAGAACAGGAACTGCGACTATCTTTTCGTTTCCAAAAAAGGATCCTATATCAATAGGAAATCCGTTTGGAGACTTCTGAACCATTATATCAAGCGCACTGACATCAAGAAGAAGGTAACGCCTCATACTCTGAGACACTCCTTCGCTACTCACTTGTTGGAGAACCATGCAGACTTGAAGTCGGTTCAGGAATTACTTGGACATATCGATATTTCTACCACTCAGATCTACACTCATATGGCAAATAAGACTCTGAAGGAAGTTCATAAGAAGTTCCATCCCAGAGGATAA
- a CDS encoding ATP-binding protein — translation MADTKQANYSNQFRIQIPSHPRYVSVARNFVYNLARESGFSLYDAADLKLAVGECLLNVIKHAYLSKPNYPIFIEITLLDNRMEVRIRDFGIQKNISEIRGYDPGDYREEGIGLYLVRKLTDHFYIDQSGKGNRLILTKMK, via the coding sequence GTGGCCGATACCAAACAAGCTAACTATTCGAATCAGTTTCGGATACAAATCCCGTCCCATCCGCGTTATGTAAGCGTAGCGCGGAATTTCGTTTATAACTTAGCGAGAGAATCCGGTTTCTCCCTGTACGACGCAGCCGATCTGAAATTGGCGGTGGGGGAGTGTCTTTTGAACGTGATCAAACACGCCTATTTAAGCAAACCGAATTATCCTATTTTTATAGAGATCACCCTTCTGGATAATAGGATGGAAGTTCGCATCCGTGATTTCGGGATCCAGAAGAATATCTCCGAGATCCGAGGATACGATCCGGGAGATTATAGGGAAGAAGGGATCGGGCTCTATTTGGTGCGAAAACTTACTGACCATTTCTATATAGATCAGTCCGGCAAGGGAAATCGGCTCATTCTTACTAAGATGAAATAG
- a CDS encoding LA_2478/LA_2722/LA_4182 family protein, whose protein sequence is MRTSFLLFLIPLSFILDCRKGPSLSRDEVKELSQSYIRELCKKNLECSAEYIEALPSKEQDSAKSGFSSLDQCMIDQKDQTILPDDYEKVTDDQIAKVKRCMDDLLKTPCTEMEQSGGIPSCRELFPDEG, encoded by the coding sequence ATGAGAACTTCTTTCTTACTCTTTTTGATCCCTCTTTCGTTTATTCTGGATTGCAGAAAAGGACCTTCTCTTAGCCGGGATGAGGTCAAGGAACTGAGCCAAAGCTATATTAGGGAATTATGTAAAAAAAATTTGGAATGTTCGGCCGAATACATCGAGGCTCTTCCTTCGAAAGAGCAGGATTCTGCTAAGTCGGGATTTTCGTCCTTGGATCAGTGTATGATCGATCAAAAGGATCAGACGATTCTCCCGGACGACTATGAAAAGGTTACGGACGATCAGATTGCTAAGGTAAAACGATGCATGGATGATCTACTCAAGACCCCTTGCACAGAAATGGAGCAATCCGGCGGGATCCCTTCTTGTAGGGAATTATTTCCGGACGAGGGCTGA
- a CDS encoding DUF342 domain-containing protein, with protein MSDSISNFTESFLKDLEENENGFFKIENLDGLAYLTIFPAGKKGKEVEYREILKRLSVFKISGVSEDEIKRILKTKDSEPHLVGKWPGKPEPSSLDLKITEDKMQVFGILHPPKFGGRLLTRDEILSQLTSQGVIFGIIDEAVQKIAEAEEYGKRILVANGEQPVPGKDGDVRILFQHPGTPTLEEDEFGRVDFKNIQIIQSVKKNQKLAEKISPSPGKAGKNVKGEVLDFEEGKIAEWKLGPNIKTSEDGNVIFALIDGRPIIDRFGIIRVDEVCLLENVDFSTGNINFPGTIIVEESIADGFTLETDGSIIVKKSVGKVFLKAKGDIVLSGGFMGRNGGMIESGSDIYAKFVEQGKMQAKNSIFIEEAAMHSELIAGESIVVRGGRGEIIGGQCVSGKTITCSKLGAIVETKTVLSCGMPPELLYELEGLKSEIRKNQDILKKVDTSIQKLNDDSQRRALTPEEKDSLPKLQAIRQKYNSILENLFAQEQSAILSFDPDRNSFVEVEREIYPGVEVNLGRNKKFSVKLKDIPGPSYLYLGGDGQIAHSKVKPKRLGLLQEEASETENPSIP; from the coding sequence ATGAGCGACTCGATCAGTAATTTTACAGAATCCTTTTTGAAAGATCTAGAAGAGAATGAGAATGGGTTCTTTAAAATCGAAAACCTAGATGGCCTCGCCTACCTAACGATCTTTCCCGCAGGAAAAAAGGGAAAGGAAGTGGAATATCGAGAAATCCTAAAGCGATTGAGCGTTTTTAAGATCAGCGGAGTCTCCGAAGATGAGATCAAGAGGATCTTGAAGACAAAAGACTCGGAACCTCACCTGGTAGGAAAATGGCCGGGGAAACCGGAACCTTCTAGCTTGGATCTCAAGATCACCGAAGATAAAATGCAGGTCTTTGGGATCCTACATCCTCCCAAATTCGGAGGAAGACTTCTGACCAGGGACGAGATACTCTCCCAGCTTACTTCGCAAGGGGTAATATTCGGAATCATAGACGAAGCGGTCCAGAAGATCGCCGAGGCGGAAGAATACGGAAAAAGAATACTCGTCGCAAACGGAGAACAGCCCGTCCCTGGAAAAGACGGAGATGTTCGGATCTTATTCCAACATCCGGGCACACCAACTCTAGAAGAAGACGAATTCGGAAGAGTCGACTTCAAAAATATACAGATCATCCAAAGTGTGAAAAAGAACCAGAAGCTAGCAGAAAAGATCTCTCCTTCTCCCGGAAAAGCGGGTAAGAACGTAAAAGGAGAAGTCTTGGACTTCGAAGAAGGCAAGATTGCTGAATGGAAACTCGGTCCGAATATCAAGACTTCAGAGGACGGAAACGTTATCTTCGCTTTGATAGACGGAAGACCCATCATAGATAGATTCGGGATCATCCGAGTGGATGAGGTTTGCCTCTTGGAGAATGTGGATTTTTCCACTGGGAACATCAATTTTCCGGGAACCATCATAGTAGAAGAATCGATCGCAGACGGATTCACTTTAGAAACGGACGGTTCCATCATAGTAAAGAAATCTGTCGGTAAGGTGTTCCTGAAAGCAAAAGGAGATATTGTTCTCTCCGGAGGCTTTATGGGAAGGAACGGAGGAATGATCGAATCCGGTTCAGACATCTATGCTAAGTTCGTGGAGCAAGGAAAGATGCAGGCAAAGAATTCCATCTTTATAGAGGAGGCCGCCATGCATTCCGAATTGATCGCCGGTGAATCCATAGTTGTTCGAGGAGGAAGAGGAGAGATCATAGGAGGACAATGTGTTTCCGGAAAGACAATCACCTGTTCTAAGTTAGGCGCCATTGTAGAAACGAAGACTGTCCTTAGCTGTGGAATGCCTCCAGAACTTCTTTATGAATTGGAAGGACTAAAATCGGAGATCCGAAAAAACCAAGACATCCTGAAGAAAGTGGACACGAGTATCCAAAAACTCAACGACGATTCCCAAAGAAGAGCCTTAACTCCGGAAGAAAAGGATAGCCTTCCAAAATTACAGGCGATCCGACAAAAATACAATTCTATCTTAGAGAATCTGTTCGCCCAAGAACAGTCCGCGATCTTATCCTTCGACCCGGACAGAAATTCCTTTGTGGAAGTGGAAAGGGAGATCTATCCCGGAGTAGAAGTGAATCTGGGCAGGAATAAGAAATTCAGCGTAAAATTAAAGGATATCCCGGGACCCTCTTATCTGTATTTGGGCGGAGATGGACAGATCGCCCATTCCAAGGTAAAACCGAAACGCCTAGGCCTATTGCAAGAAGAAGCATCGGAAACGGAAAATCCTTCGATCCCTTGA